The Neobacillus sp. OS1-2 genome includes a window with the following:
- the cysC gene encoding adenylyl-sulfate kinase, which translates to MSKATNITWHAATVTKSDRRVQNGHGSCVLWFTGLSGSGKSTIANAVSSELYRQGINEYVLDGDNIRHGLNRDLGFSDYDRTENIRRIGEVAKLFVDSGAVVTTAFISPFRSDRDQVRALFENEEFIEVFVDCPIEECERRDPKQLYQKARRGEIKDFTGIDSPYEAPERPEITIHSDLLHVEEAVGQIFQYLQKKEII; encoded by the coding sequence ATGTCAAAAGCAACGAATATCACATGGCACGCCGCCACCGTAACGAAGTCTGACCGGCGTGTTCAAAATGGTCATGGCAGCTGTGTATTATGGTTTACCGGCTTGTCTGGTTCAGGGAAATCGACGATAGCCAACGCTGTTTCCAGCGAATTATATCGCCAAGGCATCAATGAATATGTTCTCGACGGCGATAATATCCGCCACGGCTTGAACCGCGACCTTGGTTTTTCCGATTATGACCGTACAGAAAATATTCGCCGAATTGGCGAGGTAGCGAAACTGTTTGTCGATAGCGGCGCGGTGGTAACCACTGCATTTATTTCGCCATTCCGTTCAGACCGGGATCAAGTGCGAGCCCTTTTTGAAAATGAAGAATTTATTGAGGTTTTCGTCGATTGCCCTATTGAAGAATGTGAGCGTCGTGACCCTAAGCAGCTTTATCAAAAAGCACGCCGTGGTGAAATAAAGGATTTTACCGGGATTGATTCCCCGTATGAGGCACCAGAACGCCCGGAAATTACAATCCATTCTGACTTATTACATGTAGAAGAGGCCGTGGGGCAAATTTTTCAATACCTGCAAAAAAAGGAGATTATTTAG
- a CDS encoding sirohydrochlorin chelatase, whose amino-acid sequence MKAILYIGHGTRLKKGSVEAKAFIKRIIERIDVPIQEMSFLELTEPSMEEGFERCVLMGASEITVVPLFLLAAGHIKQDIPLALAGLQTKFPEIQVTVMDPFGVQGRILDAVVDLIRDTAGAVASEDRVLLVGRGSSDPGILTDFSKIAEGIRNRLGIKMVSVCYLAAAEPRLLEGLEAITADAEGRVIVVPYLLFSGLLLAEVNLEVRRRRKQGLEILLTGALSSHRAIENIVIEKACEEVIVSS is encoded by the coding sequence ATGAAAGCTATTCTATATATTGGTCACGGAACCCGATTGAAAAAAGGATCTGTGGAAGCTAAGGCCTTTATTAAAAGAATAATAGAGAGAATAGATGTACCCATACAGGAAATGAGTTTTCTAGAATTGACGGAGCCGTCGATGGAGGAAGGTTTCGAGCGGTGTGTTTTAATGGGTGCTTCTGAAATAACGGTTGTTCCGCTGTTTCTCCTTGCGGCAGGTCATATTAAACAGGATATCCCATTGGCCTTGGCAGGATTGCAGACGAAGTTCCCGGAAATTCAGGTAACAGTAATGGACCCATTTGGTGTCCAGGGAAGAATTCTTGATGCGGTTGTCGACTTGATTAGGGATACTGCAGGGGCGGTGGCATCGGAGGATCGAGTTTTACTAGTTGGAAGAGGGAGCAGCGACCCTGGAATCCTTACTGATTTTTCAAAAATTGCAGAGGGCATTAGGAATCGTCTGGGAATAAAAATGGTATCCGTTTGTTACTTGGCTGCAGCTGAGCCAAGGCTTTTGGAAGGCTTAGAGGCTATTACGGCTGATGCAGAGGGCAGGGTCATCGTCGTACCATATTTGTTATTTTCAGGTCTCCTTCTTGCCGAGGTGAATCTCGAGGTGCGAAGGCGGCGAAAGCAAGGACTGGAGATTCTTCTTACAGGTGCATTAAGCAGCCATCGGGCAATTGAAAATATTGTTATTGAGAAGGCGTGTGAGGAAGTTATCGTTTCATCGTGA
- the cobA gene encoding uroporphyrinogen-III C-methyltransferase yields MGGKVFLVGAGPGDPELMTVKGMRCLQQADVILYDRLVNPELLDFAKEGAQLVYCGKLPQYHTMKQETINHFLVKYAKKGLQVVRLKGGDPFVFGRGGEEAEECARCDVPFEIVPGITAGIAASAYAGIPVTHRGLSKSFAFITGHQVSDEAAEHQWYHLANAVDTICVYMGVSHLSTITKHLIQNGKSAQTPIALVHWGTLRDQRTVIGTLETIEARVKEAAISNPSMIIIGEVVHLHNKLNWFEKEIAPNLPVVHG; encoded by the coding sequence ATGGGTGGCAAGGTTTTTTTAGTAGGTGCGGGTCCCGGTGATCCTGAATTAATGACGGTAAAAGGGATGCGCTGCCTGCAGCAAGCCGATGTCATCTTGTATGATCGGCTGGTCAATCCTGAACTGCTGGATTTTGCAAAGGAAGGGGCACAGCTGGTTTATTGCGGCAAGCTCCCGCAATATCATACAATGAAGCAGGAAACAATTAACCATTTTTTAGTGAAATATGCTAAAAAGGGTCTTCAGGTTGTCCGCTTAAAGGGAGGAGATCCCTTTGTATTCGGTCGCGGTGGGGAAGAAGCGGAGGAATGTGCCCGCTGCGATGTGCCATTTGAAATTGTTCCCGGTATCACGGCAGGGATTGCTGCTTCTGCGTATGCCGGGATTCCTGTAACCCATCGGGGCTTGAGTAAAAGCTTTGCTTTTATAACGGGTCACCAAGTCAGCGACGAAGCAGCAGAGCACCAGTGGTACCATTTGGCAAATGCTGTGGATACGATTTGTGTTTATATGGGGGTTTCCCACCTTTCAACGATCACAAAACATTTAATTCAGAACGGAAAATCAGCGCAAACACCGATTGCTCTTGTTCACTGGGGGACATTACGTGACCAAAGAACGGTAATTGGGACGCTTGAGACGATAGAAGCACGCGTGAAGGAAGCTGCGATTTCCAATCCGAGCATGATCATCATTGGAGAGGTCGTCCACCTTCATAACAAATTGAACTGGTTCGAAAAGGAAATTGCCCCCAATTTACCAGTTGTCCATGGATGA